In one window of Drosophila innubila isolate TH190305 chromosome 2L unlocalized genomic scaffold, UK_Dinn_1.0 4_B_2L, whole genome shotgun sequence DNA:
- the LOC117781104 gene encoding cilia- and flagella-associated protein 299-like: MEREEPNLLLKLSTIIFLQVRQRSGFDISGYIDFEKSLRDCHFKKADRTNWKAVFEGKTLLRPKPTDLSYYDWHKGHVYHNNTDNFHAVNGGESLVFMHKADHKLIPVTDKPSMYSQNVDRFMIKSELYGFMTLYDHVVR, translated from the exons ATGGAACGCGAGGAACCAAATTTGCTTCTGAAATTATCA ACCATTATATTCTTACAGGTACGACAACGTAGTGGCTTCGACATATCGGGCTATATTGACTTTGAGAAGAGTCTGCGTGActgtcattttaaaaaagcagATAGAACCAATTGGAAAGCCGTTTTTGAGGGTAAAACCCTTTTACGACCAAAACCAACAGACTTAAGTTATTATGACTGGCACAAGGGACACGTATACCACAATAATACTGACAACTTCCATGCCGTTAATGGAGGAGAAAGTCTAGTATTTATGCATAAAGCGGATCATAAGCTTATTCCGGTTACCGATAAACCCAGTATGTATTCACAAAATGTTGACCGTTTTATGATAAAATCTGAATTGTACGGATTTATGACTTTATATGATCACGTTGTTAGATGA
- the LOC117779824 gene encoding protein nemuri, with the protein MSSKYALIFVLAALCCLVATEAAAQRRNGAVLSSEESRDTKDSSDVEVKREPEEEQEQDQDAGDNNQLQLNENHNAAVSKQDNVRETVVRSNKDDARARRVVRRRRGPRRSRNSRRRRRGGNRRRRGGNRRRRGGNRNRRRSTIRRRGGRPLRG; encoded by the coding sequence ATGTCATCCAAGTACGCACTGATCTTTGTCCTAGCGGCACTTTGCTGCCTGGTGGCCACCGAGGCAGCTGCCCAACGTCGCAACGGCGCCGTACTGTCATCAGAGGAGTCGAGGGACACCAAGGATTCCAGTGATGTTGAGGTGAAGCGAGAAccggaggaggagcaggagcaggatcAAGATGCAGGTGACAACAATCAGCTGCAACTGAATGAGAATCACAATGCGGCTGTCAGCAAACAGGATAATGTGAGGGAGACCGTTGTGCGCTCCAATAAGGATGATGCCCGTGCCCGTCGTGTTGTGCGTCGTCGTCGTGGTCCTCGTCGCAGCCGCAACtcccgtcgtcgtcgtcgtggCGGCAACCGCAGACGTCGTGGTGGCAACCGCAGGCGTCGTGGTGGCAACCGCAACCGTCGTCGTAGCACGATCAGGAGACGTGGTGGCAGACCCCTCCGCGGTTAA
- the LOC117779827 gene encoding cysteine and histidine-rich protein 1-like translates to MSSEDFHFVQVRGTSPQWPTEEINQPSINRDVVIDTDDEVNNVPAGNGLFINGGEDPADLDIFRCIVCDTLPFVEVLHCQQGHPICAGCYQIRVLDKMLGAQLGTCPLCGVRIYRHQPFRHLIAERRLYDAVVACERCEMHLPRGRLRLHGIKECPKRLITCKYKRIGCKWKGELGVLEEAHRENCEYRHKTGLELLDELRQIQEKRDAKRCQLVNIMKLLQLPHITARLLHQLPHLETFPRNHFVTGPIFKAFGQSWSVKLKWQAPNNSDEPYDQQSDNCSLLFQLCLEESDCLQLRTPLGLTYTLISGVYSDVRFQPNLCEKYDFTTDNMDGPPTLLYENSWQNLAILLNKRGFYARLLMARL, encoded by the coding sequence ATGTCGTCTGAGGATTTCCACTTCGTTCAGGTACGCGGGACAAGTCCTCAATGGCCCACTGAAGAAATCAATCAACCATCCATAAATCGCGATGTGGTGATCGACACAGATGATGAGGTGAACAATGTGCCGGCAGGGAACGGGTTGTTCATAAATGGAGGAGAAGATCCCGCAGATCTAGATATCTTCCGTTGTATTGTGTGCGACACATTGCCATTTGTCGAGGTGCTTCACTGCCAACAAGGACATCCCATTTGTGCCGGCTGCTATCAGATTCGCGTGCTGGACAAGATGCTGGGCGCCCAGTTGGGCACCTGTCCACTGTGCGGAGTGCGGATCTATCGTCATCAGCCGTTTCGTCACCTGATTGCTGAACGTAGACTGTATGATGCTGTTGTGGCCTGTGAGAGATGCGAGATGCATTTGCCACGTGGTCGGCTGCGTCTTCATGGAATCAAGGAATGCCCCAAGAGACTGATCACATGCAAATACAAGCGCATAGGCTGCAAGTGGAAAGGCGAATTGGGTGTGCTAGAAGAAGCACATAGGGAGAACTGCGAGTATCGTCATAAGACAGGCTTAGAATTGTTGGATGAACTGCGTCAGATTCAAGAGAAGCGCGATGCCAAGCGCTGTCAACTGGTTAATATTATGaagttgttgcagctgccacatatCACTGCACGCCTGCTACACCAGCTGCCCCACTTGGAAACCTTTCCACGCAACCACTTTGTTACTGGCCCCATCTTTAAGGCTTTCGGTCAAAGCTGGTCAGTTAAACTCAAGTGGCAGGCACCCAACAACTCCGATGAACCATATGACCAGCAATCCGACAATTGCTCCTTGCTCTTCCAACTGTGCCTGGAGGAATCCGACTGCCTGCAACTGCGAACTCCTCTTGGTCTTACATACACTTTGATCAGTGGCGTCTACTCGGATGTACGATTCCAGCCGAATCTCTGCGAGAAGTACGATTTCACTACGGATAACATGGATGGTCCACCGACTCTTCTCTATGAAAACTCTTGGCAGAATCTCGCCATTCTTCTAAATAAGCGTGGTTTTTACGCCCGTCTACTGATGGCTCGTCTCTAA
- the LOC117780662 gene encoding cilia- and flagella-associated protein 299-like produces the protein MAALRPDFTLLNFNTYSEYLKSFQSIKDQRYIDDEKTINALVKLGYSNAGRIYEEDEFKKCKEMTLEVINPKIKLCLTSGHLVKGDDPALLALAEREKPNLLKKLSTIIFIVVRLPSGFDVSSYKDYEHSLRQFDMSTRGSTNWKGVFQGTHKLRPRPSDLSFYDTQKKYVTYNDSDNYHTLSIGHSLLFLHKGDHKMIVPEQKPSLQTTAKRTMFLSPVLGTIILYDHIVRKPV, from the exons ATGGCTGCCTTACGACCAGACTTcactttacttaattttaatacgtaTTCCGAATATCTTAAATCATTCCAAAGCATCAAGGATCAACGATATATCGATGATGAGAAAACCATAAATGCTTTGGTAAAGCTTGGATACAGCAATGCTGGCAGAATCTACGAGGAGGAtgagtttaaaaaatgcaaagaaatgACACTCGAAGTGATTAATCCAAAAATTAAGCTGTGTCTGACGAGTGGCCATCTGGTAAAAGGAGATGATCCAGCTTTATTGGCATTGGCGGAACGTGAAAAACCCAACTTATTGAAAAAACTTTCG ACCATTATCTTCATAGTTGTACGACTGCCAAGCGGGTTTGATGTATCCAGTTACAAGGATTATGAGCACAGTTTGCGGCAATTCGATATGAGCACTCGTGGGTCAACAAATTGGAAGGGAGTTTTTCAGGGAACCCATAAATTGCGTCCCAGGCCAAGCGACTTGAGCTTCTACGAtacgcaaaaaaaatatgtcacCTATAATGACAGTGATAATTATCATACGTTGTCAATAGGACATTCGTTATTATTCCTGCACAAGGGTGATCACAAGATGATTGTGCCAGAGCAAAAACCATCTCTCCAAACAACTGCCAAGCGAACAATGTTTTTGTCTCCAGTTTTGGGTACTATAATATTATACGATCACATTGTACGAAAACCTGTGTAA
- the LOC117780658 gene encoding cilia- and flagella-associated protein 299-like — protein sequence MAGRGDFNLLKFDTYSAYLRSFTKIEEYRYLSSMNVIKSLVKLGYCSNAVIYEEQEFYEAKKHLQELINPKSIVSKLYSQYLVGDDPALRALAEREERNAHKKLSTIIFMQKRKRTGFDISGYIDYADSLLGCAVHRLGATNWRAVFEGRKLLCPNRNDLSFYDWESGNIHFNNTDNFEVMHVGTSLMFKHIGDHKIISVNPSDFPDNDFVKRTFLYSPLYGYIVFYDHIVRKPS from the exons ATGGCGGGACGAGGCGATTTTAACCTGCTTAAGTTCGATACATATTCCGCTTATCTGCGATCCTTCACTAAGATTGAGGAGTATCGATACTTGTCAAGCATGAATGTGATTAAATCCCTTGTGAAACTTGGATATTGCAGTAATGCTGTAATATACGAAGAGCAAGAGTTCTATGAAGCAAAGAAACACCTGCAGGAATTGATCAATCCAAAGTCCATAGTAAGTAAGCTGTACAGTCAGTACCTTGTGGGAGATGATCCAGCTTTAAGAGCATTGGCAGAGCGTGAGGAACGCAACGCGCATAAGAAGTTATCA ACAATAATCTTCATGCAAAAACGAAAGAGAACTGGCTTCGACATATCGGGCTATATTGACTATGCGGATAGTCTGCTCGGTTGTGCCGTTCATAGACTTGGGGCAACCAACTGGAGGGCTGTCTTTGAAGGTCGAAAATTGTTGTGTCCCAATCGTAATGACCTGAGCTTCTATGACTGGGAATCGGGAAACATTCACTTTAATAACACTGACAACTTTGAAGTTATGCATGTTGGCACTTCTTTAATGTTCAAGCACATTGGTGACCACAAGATTATATCTGTGAATCCCTCTGATTTTCCCGACAATGACTTTGTCAAGCGTACATTTCTTTACTCGCCATTGTATGGTTATATAGTCTTTTATGATCATATTGTTAGGAAACCTAGCTAA
- the LOC117780858 gene encoding cilia- and flagella-associated protein 299-like, giving the protein MATRGDFNLLKFDSYSDYLKSFTKVDEYRYLGSMKVINSFVKLGYRTSATIYDEDDFHKIRKRLLELINPKSIRSQLFSRHLVGDDPALVAFADREERNVQKKLASIIFLQIRRRNGFDISGYIDYADSLQKCTTRSLGATNWKAVFEGRILLRPNRNHLSFYDWHTGAVSFNNSNNFEIVNYGSSLMFKHIGDHKIIPVTTADSLFKDNVKRTFIQSPMYGCVAIYDHIVRKAS; this is encoded by the exons atggcaacaagaGGTGACTTCAATTTGCTGAAATTCGATAGCTATTCGGATTACCTGAAATCCTTTACAAAGGTTGATGAATATCGATATTTAGGAAGCATGAAGGTAATCAATTCCTTTGTGAAACTTGGATATCGTACAAGCGCAACAATATACGACGAGGATGACTTTCATAAAATAAGGAAACGTTTATTGGAATTGATTAATCCTAAAAGCATACGAAGTCAGCTCTTTAGCCGACACCTTGTGGGAGATGATCCTGCTCTAGTTGCATTTGCAGATCGAGAGGAGCGCAATGTGCAGAAAAAGTTAGCA TCAATTATATTTCTTCAAATACGACGGCGTAATGGCTTCGACATATCCGGCTATATAGACTATGCCGACAGTCTGCAAAAATGTACAACCCGCAGTCTTGGAGCCACCAACTGGAAGGCTGTTTTTGAAGGTCGAATTCTGCTACGACCGAATCGCAATCACTTAAGTTTCTATGATTGGCACACGGGAGCCgttagttttaataatagtaataattttGAGATAGTGAATTACGGATCCTCATTAATGTTCAAGCACATTGGAGACCACAAGATCATTCCTGTAACAACTGCGGACTCTCTCTTTAAGGATAACGTAAAGCGCACATTTATTCAATCGCCAATGTATGGTTGTGTGGCAATTTACGATCACATTGTTAGGAAAGCTTCCTAG